A genomic region of Nitrosomonas ureae contains the following coding sequences:
- a CDS encoding thiol-disulfide isomerase, with translation MNNHSLSDISVAAWVQGGPIVLNNLVGSVVLIEVFQVNCPGCFIYSLPKAIDLHERYHQHGLVVIGLATAFEDYDKNTLENLQKLITTGEVIGETLKALNQYGILSEGKLPWKIPFAVGMDRVVAETEPVTDKRVLRYAGEFLPDFENLSNEQRKLVLHQVRHYLEQKSMKAETFENFALQGTPSCILFDRKGQLKDVSFGRIDYKQAMVEHCIKEK, from the coding sequence ATGAATAATCATTCGCTTTCTGATATTTCGGTTGCTGCTTGGGTGCAGGGAGGACCGATTGTGTTAAATAATCTAGTGGGTTCGGTGGTGTTGATTGAGGTTTTTCAGGTGAATTGTCCGGGCTGTTTTATTTATTCATTACCTAAAGCTATCGATCTGCATGAACGTTATCATCAACATGGATTGGTTGTCATCGGTTTGGCCACCGCATTTGAGGATTATGACAAAAATACGCTCGAGAATTTGCAAAAATTAATTACCACCGGTGAAGTGATCGGTGAAACACTCAAGGCGCTGAATCAATATGGCATATTATCCGAAGGTAAGTTGCCATGGAAAATTCCTTTTGCAGTGGGCATGGATCGCGTTGTGGCGGAAACTGAGCCGGTTACTGATAAACGCGTGTTACGGTATGCTGGTGAATTTCTTCCGGATTTTGAGAACTTAAGTAACGAGCAGAGAAAATTAGTGCTGCATCAAGTTAGGCATTATCTGGAACAGAAATCGATGAAGGCTGAAACTTTCGAGAACTTTGCACTGCAAGGAACACCTTCGTGTATTTTGTTTGACCGCAAGGGTCAATTAAAAGATGTTTCATTTGGTCGGATTGATTACAAGCAAGCAATGGTGGAGCATTGTATCAAAGAAAAATAA
- a CDS encoding sulfite exporter TauE/SafE family protein: protein MEWWLIYLLTGAFVGFFAGLLGIGGGLILVPVLITVFTAQNFPVDRIMHMALGTTMATIIFTSITSLRTHHQHDAVNWQIVRNITPGIFLGTFGGATLAGSMTGQLLSSIFVIFIFYAATQMLLQFRPSPMFQLPGRIGLLLAGGVIGALSSLVAIGGGLLSTPFLTLCKIKLQHAIGTAAAIGFPIALAGTIGYVVNGLIQPDPLPANSLGYVHLPALIWLVSASMLTAPLGARLTHSIQTAILRTIFVVLLYSLGIRMLINLI, encoded by the coding sequence ATGGAATGGTGGCTGATTTACCTTCTGACCGGAGCATTTGTAGGTTTCTTCGCCGGTTTGCTCGGCATCGGTGGCGGACTGATCCTGGTGCCCGTGCTGATCACCGTATTTACAGCTCAGAACTTTCCCGTCGATCGCATCATGCATATGGCGCTCGGTACCACGATGGCCACCATCATTTTCACATCAATCACCAGTTTGCGCACTCACCATCAGCATGACGCAGTAAATTGGCAAATTGTAAGAAATATTACTCCCGGTATTTTTCTCGGTACTTTCGGCGGCGCCACCCTGGCGGGATCGATGACGGGTCAGCTACTGAGCTCTATTTTTGTCATTTTTATTTTTTATGCCGCCACGCAGATGCTGCTGCAATTTCGCCCCAGCCCGATGTTTCAGTTACCTGGAAGAATCGGCTTGTTACTCGCCGGCGGAGTTATTGGCGCACTTTCCAGTCTGGTTGCTATTGGTGGCGGGTTATTGTCAACACCATTTCTTACTTTGTGCAAAATCAAACTTCAACACGCTATTGGCACAGCAGCCGCCATCGGTTTTCCCATCGCGCTGGCCGGAACCATCGGATATGTCGTAAATGGATTGATTCAACCGGATCCACTTCCTGCCAACAGTTTAGGTTATGTTCATTTACCCGCATTAATTTGGTTGGTATCCGCCAGCATGTTGACAGCACCTCTCGGTGCAAGACTTACGCATTCGATCCAAACCGCCATTCTAAGAACAATCTTTGTTGTATTGCTTTATAGTTTAGGTATCAGGATGTTAATCAACTTAATTTAA
- a CDS encoding EVE domain-containing protein, translating into MRYWLMKSDPDEFNIDDFAALPKQTVAWEGVRNYQSRNFMRNQMNIGDQAFFYHSCCKDPGIMGIATVSRPAYPDVSQFDSSSKYFDLKASLSNPRWFNVELTLTRRIRLISIKELRQHEELRRMRVLQTGNRLSITPIDPAEWQFILNLL; encoded by the coding sequence ATGCGTTACTGGTTAATGAAATCCGATCCGGATGAGTTCAATATTGACGACTTTGCAGCATTACCCAAGCAGACTGTAGCCTGGGAAGGCGTGCGCAATTATCAATCACGCAATTTTATGCGCAATCAAATGAATATCGGTGATCAAGCTTTTTTCTATCATTCCTGCTGCAAAGATCCCGGGATTATGGGTATTGCAACTGTTAGCAGACCCGCATATCCGGATGTCTCGCAATTCGATTCCAGCAGCAAATATTTTGACCTCAAGGCATCATTGAGTAACCCGCGTTGGTTTAATGTTGAGCTTACCCTAACAAGAAGAATCCGTCTGATCTCGATCAAAGAGCTCAGGCAGCATGAGGAGTTGCGTCGTATGCGGGTACTGCAAACCGGTAACCGCTTATCGATCACCCCGATTGATCCGGCCGAATGGCAATTTATCCTGAACCTGCTATGA
- a CDS encoding EAL and HDOD domain-containing protein, producing the protein MEGFFLGRQPILDRNQNLVAFELLFRQEEADEEISISNDLSASANVIINAYCQLGIQNVLGKQRGFINADPGLVMSDIISLLPSKHVILEIKETTALTADFMQRCSELKQKGYQFALDNVVAINEKVKQLLPLVSVVKVNVLELETNELSKLVIELNRWPVLLLALKVETREQESNCMKLGFQMFQGFYFAKPEVLSVKRADPGKLSLLKLLTLVMGDNDIEEIEKEFKHQPGLSYNLMRMVNSVASGLPQKINSIKHAIMIMGRKQLQRWVQLLLYTADQSNENMSNALMQTAAARGKLMELIATAERPHDKNHQERAFMVGILSLLNVLLGIEMQKIVDKLEIPDDMSQALLNREGRLGQELKLIEANEKGDVTAIQLILAELDFLSLSDLADIEIQAIGWANRINEVAN; encoded by the coding sequence ATGGAAGGTTTCTTTCTTGGACGGCAGCCCATTCTCGATCGCAATCAAAATTTAGTGGCCTTTGAATTGCTGTTTAGGCAAGAGGAAGCTGATGAGGAGATCAGTATTAGTAACGACTTATCCGCATCCGCAAATGTCATCATCAATGCATATTGTCAGTTGGGTATTCAGAATGTGTTGGGTAAACAACGAGGCTTTATCAATGCGGATCCAGGATTAGTGATGAGCGATATCATTAGTTTGCTACCCAGTAAACATGTGATACTCGAAATAAAAGAGACAACGGCTTTGACAGCCGATTTTATGCAACGATGTAGCGAGTTAAAGCAAAAAGGATATCAATTTGCACTGGATAATGTGGTTGCCATAAATGAGAAAGTCAAGCAATTGCTACCATTGGTCAGTGTGGTTAAGGTGAATGTGCTTGAACTGGAGACAAATGAGCTTTCTAAATTAGTAATTGAATTAAATCGTTGGCCAGTATTGCTTTTGGCGTTAAAAGTGGAGACTCGCGAACAGGAAAGTAATTGTATGAAACTTGGATTCCAGATGTTTCAGGGATTTTATTTTGCAAAACCTGAAGTGTTATCAGTAAAACGGGCAGATCCTGGAAAGTTGTCGCTATTAAAATTGCTGACACTTGTGATGGGGGATAACGATATTGAAGAAATAGAGAAGGAATTTAAGCATCAACCTGGACTGAGTTACAACTTGATGCGAATGGTGAATTCTGTAGCAAGTGGATTGCCACAAAAAATCAATTCGATCAAGCATGCGATTATGATAATGGGGCGAAAGCAGTTGCAAAGATGGGTGCAATTATTGCTCTATACGGCTGATCAGTCTAATGAAAATATGTCCAATGCATTAATGCAGACAGCGGCTGCACGGGGCAAATTAATGGAATTAATTGCAACAGCGGAACGACCCCATGATAAGAATCATCAAGAAAGAGCTTTTATGGTAGGAATATTATCTCTGCTCAATGTACTACTGGGTATTGAGATGCAGAAAATTGTCGATAAGCTGGAAATCCCGGATGATATGAGTCAAGCGCTATTAAACCGAGAAGGGCGTTTAGGTCAAGAACTGAAGTTAATAGAAGCTAATGAGAAAGGGGATGTTACTGCGATTCAATTAATATTGGCTGAACTTGATTTTCTAAGTTTGAGTGACTTGGCAGATATCGAGATACAAGCAATTGGATGGGCAAATCGAATCAATGAGGTTGCCAATTAA
- a CDS encoding GGDEF domain-containing protein: MQEAINHKQKRILRLVKSTNAIRSEQKSMIDSEDYYKQVEHYAEQIRKTHNADEIIRILDVVLSETRGLKFSDEVFAAQEQVKRAEQKIELLKDELEQLRGLVQTDQMTGAFNRRGLDDIFKREAARADRNAQSLGVVLIDLDNFKKINDNFGHQYGDSVLINLVTVAKETLRPSDIVARFGGEEFVILLPEVELEDALTIIQRLQNNLERNFSLQIDNESIPITFSAGVALRSFGEHQNSVISRADRALYQAKRTGKNRAIPALA; the protein is encoded by the coding sequence ATGCAAGAAGCTATTAATCATAAACAAAAAAGAATATTAAGATTGGTTAAATCGACTAATGCTATTAGAAGTGAGCAGAAATCTATGATTGATTCTGAAGATTATTATAAGCAGGTAGAACATTATGCTGAACAAATTCGTAAAACACATAATGCTGATGAGATCATTCGAATTCTGGATGTCGTGTTATCCGAGACGCGAGGGTTGAAATTTAGTGATGAGGTTTTTGCCGCTCAGGAGCAAGTGAAACGAGCAGAGCAGAAGATTGAATTATTAAAGGATGAGTTGGAACAGCTGCGGGGACTTGTACAGACAGATCAAATGACGGGTGCATTCAATCGTCGTGGTCTTGATGATATTTTTAAGCGTGAAGCAGCGCGAGCCGATAGAAATGCCCAGTCATTGGGGGTAGTTCTAATTGATCTGGATAATTTTAAGAAAATTAATGACAATTTTGGTCATCAATATGGGGATAGCGTACTCATTAACTTAGTTACGGTTGCCAAGGAGACACTACGGCCTTCCGATATAGTGGCGCGTTTTGGTGGAGAGGAATTTGTAATTTTATTGCCCGAGGTTGAGCTAGAAGATGCATTAACTATCATTCAGAGGCTACAAAATAACTTGGAAAGAAATTTTTCTTTGCAAATCGATAACGAATCAATACCAATAACTTTTAGTGCCGGTGTTGCATTACGCTCATTTGGAGAGCATCAGAATTCAGTTATAAGCCGTGCCGATAGAGCGCTTTATCAAGCAAAGCGAACAGGAAAAAACAGAGCAATTCCTGCTTTGGCTTAG
- a CDS encoding OmpA family protein has protein sequence MQKSWYFSTILIVIAIYTVSGCGSTPHNPSLAQAHTHYNSALANPQVTNMAALELKEAGNILDKADVALNKGENDAKVNHLAYMAKQQVAIAQETAKAKIAESVVANADVERDRILLEARTAEAEESKQQVAFDQLLIAQQQKELEELNAKKTERGLVITLNDVLFRTNMAQLEANGVRTVQKLADFLRQYTQHKVLIEGHTDNTGSHHYNQELSERRANAVKMALLNSGISNDRVASRGYGETLPITGNDTAEHRQLNRRVEIILSDENGVITPRL, from the coding sequence ATGCAAAAAAGTTGGTATTTCTCTACTATTCTGATTGTTATCGCTATTTATACTGTTTCCGGTTGCGGCTCGACTCCGCACAACCCTTCTCTTGCGCAAGCGCATACCCATTACAACAGTGCACTAGCAAATCCGCAAGTTACCAATATGGCAGCGTTGGAATTAAAAGAAGCCGGTAATATTCTGGATAAAGCAGACGTTGCGCTAAACAAAGGAGAAAACGATGCTAAAGTTAATCATCTAGCCTACATGGCAAAACAACAAGTTGCCATCGCGCAAGAAACTGCCAAAGCGAAAATCGCTGAGTCAGTGGTGGCAAATGCCGATGTCGAACGTGATCGAATTCTGCTTGAAGCAAGAACAGCTGAGGCTGAAGAATCCAAACAACAGGTGGCATTTGATCAATTACTGATTGCTCAGCAACAGAAAGAATTGGAGGAGTTAAACGCCAAGAAAACAGAACGCGGTTTGGTGATTACATTGAACGATGTATTGTTCCGTACCAATATGGCACAGCTCGAAGCGAATGGTGTTCGGACTGTGCAAAAACTGGCAGATTTTCTCAGACAGTATACTCAGCATAAGGTATTAATTGAAGGGCATACCGATAATACGGGTAGTCACCATTATAATCAGGAACTTTCCGAGCGACGTGCCAATGCTGTGAAGATGGCTTTACTGAATAGCGGTATTAGTAATGATCGTGTCGCTTCACGCGGTTATGGTGAAACCTTGCCGATTACCGGAAATGATACTGCCGAACATCGTCAACTGAATCGGCGCGTAGAAATTATCTTGTCCGATGAAAATGGCGTCATAACACCACGTCTGTGA
- the ppa gene encoding inorganic diphosphatase, with the protein MDIRAIPVGANVPNNVNVIIEVPTGGEPVKYEFDKQSGALFVDRILHTPMRYPANYGFIPHTLCDDGDPFDALVIARSPFLAGCVVRARPIALLHLEDEHGGDEKLICVPDTKTFPYYAHVSERKDLPDIVFQQIEHFFTHYKDLEPEKWVRVGRWGDAAEARDMVMRAIKMAKAAE; encoded by the coding sequence ATGGATATTAGAGCAATCCCTGTAGGCGCCAATGTACCCAACAATGTCAATGTCATCATAGAAGTGCCCACAGGCGGTGAACCCGTTAAATATGAGTTTGATAAACAATCCGGAGCATTATTCGTAGACCGCATTTTACATACACCGATGCGATATCCGGCTAATTATGGTTTTATTCCTCATACTTTATGTGATGACGGCGATCCGTTTGATGCGCTTGTTATTGCCCGTTCGCCATTCCTGGCCGGATGCGTAGTGCGCGCAAGACCGATTGCACTGCTTCATCTCGAAGATGAGCATGGCGGTGATGAGAAGCTTATTTGTGTGCCGGATACCAAGACCTTCCCTTATTACGCACATGTATCCGAGCGAAAGGATCTTCCTGATATCGTATTTCAGCAGATAGAGCATTTTTTTACGCATTATAAAGATCTTGAGCCGGAAAAATGGGTGCGTGTCGGTCGCTGGGGTGATGCGGCCGAAGCGCGCGACATGGTGATGCGAGCGATCAAAATGGCTAAAGCTGCGGAGTAA
- a CDS encoding DUF4398 domain-containing protein encodes MDQKMMKNFYSLNSYPMIRIFNITVICAIFMVGCESIPAPTEQIATSRTAVNNALSAGGSEFAPVEFKSAMEKMEAAERAMGEKDYVLARQLAEQAQMDAQLAGAMARTAKAQKAADALQEASHTLRQEIDRQVQ; translated from the coding sequence ATGGATCAAAAAATGATGAAGAATTTTTATTCCCTAAATTCGTACCCCATGATTCGCATATTCAATATCACAGTAATTTGTGCCATCTTTATGGTTGGTTGTGAAAGCATTCCGGCACCTACCGAGCAGATAGCCACTTCCAGAACCGCAGTAAATAATGCACTCAGCGCGGGCGGTAGTGAATTCGCGCCAGTGGAATTTAAGTCCGCGATGGAAAAGATGGAAGCTGCCGAACGCGCGATGGGAGAGAAAGACTATGTGCTTGCCCGCCAACTGGCAGAACAAGCGCAGATGGATGCCCAACTTGCTGGAGCCATGGCGCGCACTGCTAAAGCACAGAAAGCGGCAGATGCGCTACAGGAAGCGAGCCATACACTACGTCAAGAAATTGATCGTCAAGTTCAGTAA